A stretch of Cicer arietinum cultivar CDC Frontier isolate Library 1 chromosome 5, Cicar.CDCFrontier_v2.0, whole genome shotgun sequence DNA encodes these proteins:
- the LOC140920485 gene encoding uncharacterized protein, with amino-acid sequence MAHKPCCPPKKIPEDKSVTSPEKVQINKPPLQPKKGSKPQKLEVNRAAKLQRLEGNKAAKLAATKNLDRGKSVAAAAAPNKSQPRLGKYGACLDIQIKRNMGSSNDSPIVQMNKDIFGDEYIEYLEKEQMYELLEHKELSATVISLYIRFLYEKVVCTRKLSNKYSFLSPHKMSMWKLDPENVKNYIVDMFLRNKESDKLFLAPYNSGAHWVLFAINAVSEVIYYLDPVHGDYTNHPEIKTMLDT; translated from the exons atggcccacaaacCTTGTTGCCCTCCAAAAAAGATTCCCGaagacaaatcagttacatctcccgaaaag gtccaaataaataaaccacccctacagccaaaaaaaggcagcaaacctcaaaaattggaggttaatagggctgccaaactacaaaggctggagggtaataaagctgccaaacttgcagcaacaaaaaatctggatcggggaaaatcggtcgctgctgctgctgctcctaataaaagtcagccacgccttggtaaatacggggcgtgtcttgacatccaaataaaaaggaacatgggcagcagcaacgattcgcccatcgtacaaatgaataaagacatctttggagatgagtatattgaatacctcgaaaaggagcaaatgtacgaacttctcgaacataaggagctgagtgctactgtaatcagcttgtacataag gtttttgtacgagaaggtcgtgtgcacgaggaaactgtcaaataaatactcattcttgtctccacataagatgtcgatgtggaaactcgatccagaGAATGTAAAaaactacattgtagatatgtttttaagaaataaagaaagtgataaattgttcttggcaccatataattcagg ggcacattgggtgctatttgcaatcaatgcggtctctgaagtgatatactatttggatcccgtgcacggcgattacaccaatcaccccgaaataaagactatgctcgacacgtaa